One genomic segment of Natrononativus amylolyticus includes these proteins:
- the argS gene encoding arginine--tRNA ligase produces MFLSLRAEVEDALEGALAALDLPTDDLGIEEPPEDVPAVVASSVAFRLAGELGTAPPQAAAEVADEIDAASLEYVSAVETQGPYLNFLPSAAYYAETLARGVDPAYGHLPARGESVVVEHTSANPTGPVHVGRARNPIIGDAVANLLDAAGYDVSRHYYVNDAGRQMAVFTWAYETFAEDDLEGEPERDRAEYDLVRYYRKGNAYLENADPADVAEAEAEIEAIMRGLEERDEAAYERVSAVVDQVLGGMKECLARLPAEFDRFVKETQFMLDGATDDVVARLKELDGAVYEEEAWQLDLEDQGIDKNLVFLRADGTSLYPTRDLAHHEWKFDNYDRAVTVLGEDHKLQARQLNATLELLGNDTGQLRQVLYSYVNLPEGKMSTRRGTGVDLDDLLDEAIDRARAEVENRLDDRIRDDDLDEEDIERIAHQVGIGAVRYDIVSKQPTKAITFEWDRALDFEAQSAPYVQYVHARCCGILAEGGFDLDDSLEAQGVALEADAAERLETDAERELLETIARLPAVIDEAADDLEPHQVATYTREFAERFNAFYRECPVLADDVDEDVREARLALVASSRHTIANALSVLGVSPPRSM; encoded by the coding sequence ATGTTCCTCTCCCTACGCGCGGAGGTCGAGGACGCCCTCGAGGGGGCCCTCGCCGCGCTCGACCTCCCGACCGACGACCTCGGGATCGAAGAGCCGCCGGAAGACGTCCCCGCCGTGGTCGCCTCGAGCGTCGCCTTTCGGCTGGCCGGCGAACTCGGGACGGCCCCGCCGCAGGCGGCCGCCGAAGTGGCGGACGAGATCGACGCCGCGTCCCTCGAGTACGTCTCGGCGGTCGAGACCCAGGGGCCGTACCTCAACTTCCTGCCGAGTGCGGCCTACTACGCCGAGACGCTCGCGAGGGGCGTCGACCCGGCGTACGGCCACCTCCCCGCCCGCGGCGAGTCCGTCGTCGTCGAACACACCAGCGCGAACCCGACGGGGCCGGTCCACGTCGGTCGCGCCCGCAACCCCATCATCGGCGACGCGGTGGCGAACCTGCTCGACGCCGCCGGCTACGACGTTTCCCGCCACTACTACGTCAACGACGCCGGCCGGCAGATGGCCGTCTTCACCTGGGCCTACGAGACGTTCGCCGAGGACGACCTCGAGGGCGAACCCGAACGCGACCGCGCCGAGTACGACCTGGTTCGGTACTACCGCAAGGGCAACGCCTACCTCGAGAACGCGGATCCCGCCGACGTCGCCGAGGCTGAAGCCGAGATCGAGGCGATCATGCGGGGACTCGAGGAGCGCGACGAGGCGGCCTACGAGCGCGTCAGCGCCGTCGTCGACCAGGTGCTCGGCGGGATGAAGGAGTGTCTCGCCCGGCTCCCCGCGGAGTTCGACCGGTTCGTCAAGGAGACGCAGTTCATGCTCGACGGCGCCACCGACGACGTCGTCGCCCGCCTCAAGGAACTCGACGGCGCGGTGTACGAGGAGGAGGCCTGGCAGCTCGACCTCGAGGACCAGGGGATCGACAAGAACCTCGTCTTCCTGCGGGCGGACGGCACCTCGCTGTACCCCACCCGCGACCTGGCCCACCACGAGTGGAAGTTCGACAACTACGACCGGGCCGTGACGGTCCTCGGCGAGGATCACAAGCTCCAGGCCCGCCAGCTGAACGCGACCCTCGAGCTGCTCGGCAACGACACCGGGCAGCTCCGCCAGGTGCTCTACTCCTACGTCAACCTGCCCGAGGGGAAGATGAGCACCCGGCGAGGGACCGGCGTCGACTTAGACGACCTGCTCGACGAGGCGATCGACCGCGCCCGCGCGGAGGTCGAGAACCGACTCGACGACCGCATCCGCGACGACGACCTGGACGAGGAGGACATCGAACGGATCGCCCACCAGGTCGGCATCGGCGCGGTGCGCTACGACATCGTCTCGAAGCAGCCGACGAAGGCGATCACCTTCGAGTGGGACCGCGCGCTCGACTTCGAGGCCCAGTCCGCGCCGTACGTCCAGTACGTTCACGCGCGCTGCTGTGGCATCTTAGCGGAGGGCGGGTTCGATCTCGACGACAGCCTCGAGGCACAGGGGGTGGCGCTCGAGGCGGACGCGGCCGAGCGCCTCGAGACCGACGCCGAACGCGAGTTGCTCGAGACGATCGCCCGACTTCCCGCGGTGATCGACGAGGCCGCAGACGACCTGGAACCGCACCAGGTCGCCACCTACACCCGCGAGTTCGCAGAGCGGTTCAACGCCTTCTACCGGGAGTGTCCGGTGCTGGCCGACGACGTCGACGAGGACGTCCGCGAGGCCCGGCTCGCGCTGGTGGCGAGTTCGCGACACACGATCGCGAACGCGCTGTCGGTGCTGGGTGTGTCGCCGCCGCGCTCGATGTAG
- a CDS encoding threonine synthase, with product MAADLTCPDCDVGYEAGPDEPWRCSCGHALEFTDRPHPTGNPLPLSRLDTSDGLWTFFEFIPIEKRVTLGEGFTPLVDAPAWDAQFKLEYVFPSGSFKDRGATTLLSRAVELGVETVIEDSSGNAGAAIAMYAARAGLDAEIYVPADVKQSKLMAIQRAGARPVRVEGSREDVTTACIDAVEAGEGWYASHAWNPAFYAGTMTFAFEVAAQRDWTVPDAVVLPIGHGTLFLGAYRGFSLLYEAGIVDRVPRLLGAQAAGYAPIVAATGGDTGDERAEIADGIRIAEPARGTQILEALSATDGDAIALGDDPVETELDRLHRNGFYVEPTCAVAPAALRRYRERGAIDEDEDVVVPLTGSGLKTL from the coding sequence ATGGCCGCCGATCTCACCTGTCCGGACTGCGACGTCGGCTACGAGGCGGGCCCGGACGAACCGTGGCGGTGTTCCTGCGGTCACGCCCTCGAGTTCACCGACAGACCCCACCCGACGGGGAACCCGCTCCCGCTCTCGCGGCTCGACACCAGCGACGGCCTCTGGACGTTCTTCGAGTTCATCCCGATCGAAAAGCGCGTCACCCTCGGCGAGGGCTTCACGCCGCTGGTCGACGCCCCCGCCTGGGACGCCCAGTTCAAACTCGAGTACGTCTTCCCCTCGGGCTCGTTCAAGGACCGCGGCGCGACGACGCTTCTCTCGCGGGCGGTCGAACTGGGCGTCGAGACGGTGATCGAGGACTCCTCGGGCAACGCCGGTGCTGCGATCGCGATGTACGCCGCGCGTGCAGGGCTCGACGCCGAAATCTACGTTCCTGCGGACGTAAAGCAGTCGAAACTGATGGCGATCCAGCGGGCCGGGGCTCGGCCGGTGCGCGTCGAGGGATCTCGAGAGGACGTCACGACGGCGTGTATCGACGCGGTCGAAGCCGGCGAGGGCTGGTACGCCTCCCACGCCTGGAACCCCGCGTTCTACGCCGGAACGATGACGTTCGCCTTCGAGGTAGCCGCCCAGCGCGACTGGACCGTCCCAGACGCAGTCGTCCTCCCGATCGGCCACGGGACGCTGTTTCTGGGCGCCTACCGCGGCTTCTCGCTGCTCTACGAGGCGGGGATCGTCGACCGCGTGCCGCGGCTGCTCGGCGCGCAAGCGGCCGGGTACGCGCCCATCGTCGCCGCCACCGGCGGCGACACCGGCGACGAGCGAGCCGAGATCGCAGACGGAATCCGGATCGCCGAACCCGCCCGCGGCACGCAGATCCTCGAGGCGCTCTCGGCGACCGACGGCGACGCCATCGCCCTCGGCGACGACCCCGTCGAGACGGAGCTCGACCGGCTCCACCGCAACGGCTTCTACGTCGAGCCGACGTGTGCGGTCGCCCCCGCGGCCCTCCGGCGCTACCGCGAGCGCGGCGCGATCGACGAGGACGAGGACGTGGTCGTCCCGCTGACCGGCAGCGGGCTCAAGACCCTCTGA
- a CDS encoding succinylglutamate desuccinylase/aspartoacylase family protein, whose product MTTTLGTASAAPGEIDTGRLDVGETRDGSPFGLPVAVINGENPGKTLYMQAASDGDELNGVGVVRRVVPRLDPAEISGTILVVGIVNYHGFQVAGHRNPIDDTKMNRAYPGNEAGTSSERIAHATFEAASRADLILDLHQGSTSRMIDEVRVRCGTRHRLHEECLELAKVFNCGYVLDQKGPNGQLARTAPDEGIPTIDPELGGCVGWDETSIETGVAGVFNVLRYYDFLEGGVDLEAQTRAAGFEQYGSPAGGLVTFRTDLGEAVGRGDVLFEVTTPFGEPKAEVTANSDGIFWRTRRLPQVATGEYVCSVGTDVDHY is encoded by the coding sequence ATGACGACGACGCTCGGAACGGCGAGCGCGGCTCCCGGCGAGATCGACACGGGGCGTCTCGACGTCGGCGAGACTCGAGACGGTAGCCCGTTCGGCCTCCCGGTCGCCGTGATCAACGGTGAAAACCCGGGGAAGACGCTCTATATGCAGGCGGCGAGCGACGGCGACGAACTCAACGGCGTCGGGGTCGTCCGGCGGGTGGTTCCGCGCCTCGATCCCGCCGAGATTTCGGGGACGATCCTGGTCGTCGGAATCGTCAACTACCACGGCTTCCAGGTCGCCGGACACCGCAACCCGATCGACGACACGAAGATGAACCGCGCCTACCCCGGCAACGAGGCCGGGACCTCGAGCGAGCGGATCGCTCACGCCACCTTCGAGGCGGCCAGCCGCGCCGACCTGATCCTCGACCTCCACCAGGGATCGACAAGCCGGATGATCGACGAGGTCCGGGTCCGGTGTGGAACCCGTCACCGACTCCACGAGGAGTGTCTCGAGCTCGCGAAGGTGTTCAACTGCGGCTACGTTCTCGACCAGAAGGGGCCGAACGGCCAGCTCGCGCGCACGGCCCCCGACGAGGGGATTCCGACGATCGACCCCGAACTCGGCGGCTGCGTCGGCTGGGACGAGACGAGCATCGAGACGGGCGTCGCGGGCGTCTTCAACGTCCTCCGGTACTACGACTTTCTCGAGGGCGGGGTCGACCTCGAGGCCCAGACGCGAGCGGCGGGGTTCGAACAGTACGGTTCGCCGGCGGGCGGACTCGTCACGTTCCGGACGGACCTCGGGGAGGCCGTCGGCCGCGGCGACGTGCTGTTCGAGGTGACCACTCCCTTCGGCGAGCCGAAGGCCGAGGTGACCGCCAACAGCGACGGAATCTTCTGGCGAACCCGCAGGCTGCCACAGGTCGCGACCGGCGAGTACGTCTGCTCGGTCGGCACCGACGTCGACCACTACTGA
- a CDS encoding stage II sporulation protein M encodes MRLSDATNAVHRVLRRPSDLLPFYILGAAAGAVVRVIPIAALLVVYLALEISGRLDAFRAELAEIDRPAPGLESEEELATWLTEELVPALEALFSPEIGGVLLLLFAATMLAMFAAGVVLTALLSAGQLAACAARVRGARGLTAGVAGVRRYWPTFLALYLLEVVLWLVVTLGLLVVAALGAAVFGLATGLPEIGVLLALAAVPVWLLAVIAIRAVFALAPVAVVVDDVGAFPSLKRAAAFIRHNPVLAAFYYVISVGALLAFGTLISILSLFGAGTALSLASTIVLLPVLDLLKTALYTGARGRLAPPPLPEAGLWGQFRAGTRRGWDEMVRFVRATPGIHALSIGTLAVGLAMGWVGAAPFAGIVETSIAGRLEGHLPPRAALEFFGNNWTVALTTAYSGVAFAVPALVSLWFNGVAIGAIARLEVELLELIAFVVPHGIFEIPAIIVAGAVGIHLGVRWWGALRGRLDRPAFADSLERAFWVLIGVGILLAVAAFIEGFISPYYWRPFL; translated from the coding sequence ATGCGACTATCCGACGCAACGAACGCGGTTCACCGCGTGCTCCGCCGCCCCTCGGATCTGCTCCCGTTCTACATCCTCGGCGCCGCCGCGGGCGCGGTCGTCCGCGTCATCCCGATCGCCGCCTTGCTGGTCGTCTACCTCGCGCTCGAAATCTCCGGCCGCCTCGACGCGTTCCGGGCCGAACTCGCCGAGATCGACCGGCCAGCGCCCGGCCTCGAGTCCGAAGAGGAACTCGCGACCTGGCTCACGGAGGAGCTCGTGCCCGCACTCGAGGCGCTGTTTTCGCCCGAGATCGGCGGGGTTCTCCTGCTGCTCTTCGCGGCGACGATGCTCGCGATGTTCGCCGCCGGCGTGGTGCTCACGGCGCTCCTCTCGGCGGGACAGCTCGCCGCCTGCGCCGCCCGCGTTCGCGGCGCCCGCGGGCTGACCGCCGGCGTCGCGGGCGTCCGCCGGTACTGGCCCACGTTCCTCGCCCTCTACCTCCTCGAGGTCGTGCTCTGGCTGGTCGTCACGCTCGGCCTGCTCGTGGTCGCGGCCCTCGGCGCCGCCGTGTTCGGCCTCGCGACGGGACTTCCGGAGATCGGCGTGCTCCTGGCGCTCGCCGCCGTTCCGGTGTGGCTCCTGGCGGTGATCGCGATCCGCGCGGTCTTCGCGCTCGCGCCCGTCGCCGTCGTCGTCGACGACGTGGGCGCGTTTCCCTCGCTCAAACGCGCCGCGGCGTTCATCCGCCACAACCCCGTCCTGGCGGCGTTTTACTACGTGATCTCCGTCGGTGCGCTCCTCGCGTTCGGGACCCTGATCTCGATCCTCTCGCTGTTCGGCGCGGGGACGGCGCTCTCGCTGGCGAGTACGATCGTGTTGCTGCCGGTGCTCGATCTGCTGAAGACCGCGCTGTACACCGGCGCGCGCGGACGGCTCGCGCCGCCGCCGTTGCCCGAGGCTGGCCTCTGGGGGCAGTTCCGCGCGGGAACGCGCCGCGGCTGGGACGAGATGGTGCGGTTCGTTCGCGCGACGCCGGGGATTCACGCGCTCTCGATCGGAACGCTCGCGGTCGGCCTCGCGATGGGGTGGGTCGGCGCCGCGCCCTTCGCCGGCATCGTCGAAACGTCGATCGCCGGCCGACTCGAGGGCCACCTCCCGCCGCGGGCGGCCCTCGAGTTCTTCGGCAACAACTGGACGGTGGCGCTGACGACCGCCTACTCGGGGGTCGCGTTCGCGGTTCCGGCGCTCGTCTCCCTGTGGTTCAACGGCGTCGCCATCGGCGCCATCGCCAGACTCGAGGTCGAACTCCTCGAACTGATCGCCTTCGTCGTCCCCCACGGGATCTTCGAGATTCCGGCGATCATCGTCGCCGGCGCGGTGGGGATCCACCTGGGGGTCCGCTGGTGGGGCGCCCTCCGCGGGCGCCTCGACCGACCGGCGTTCGCAGACAGCCTCGAGCGGGCGTTCTGGGTGCTGATCGGCGTCGGAATCCTGCTCGCCGTCGCCGCGTTCATCGAGGGGTTCATCAGCCCCTACTACTGGCGGCCGTTCCTCTAA
- a CDS encoding DUF7536 family protein → MSQDRPERPPTAQFLAALNVRRNARVGLVAGIWFTLAVYLFFIVVPAWSSQNVADILSAYYLALAFTLATTTAGIVAIALTIRSAVALSRELNGNEDG, encoded by the coding sequence GTGTCACAGGATCGTCCCGAGCGACCGCCGACCGCGCAGTTTCTGGCCGCCCTCAACGTCAGGCGCAACGCCAGAGTCGGGCTCGTCGCCGGAATCTGGTTCACGCTGGCCGTCTACCTGTTTTTCATCGTCGTCCCGGCGTGGTCCTCACAGAACGTCGCCGACATCCTCTCCGCGTACTACCTCGCGCTGGCGTTCACGCTCGCGACGACGACCGCCGGCATCGTCGCGATCGCGCTGACGATCCGGTCTGCGGTCGCGCTCTCGCGGGAGCTGAACGGAAACGAGGACGGGTAG
- a CDS encoding potassium channel family protein, which produces MDAARDVEYRPVSVKEVLAEMKDTAELLIDLSYSAVLFGSTEVAEEVLALEERMDVLQLQARMSLLMAARTTDDAEQLAPVLGVVGAAEKISDAAGDIAKIVLEEIGLPDAMRTALPEAVESVVRATVDADSRFADQTLGGLNLETETGVRVIAIRRSGEWLLNPDLETTLEPGDVVLMRGSEENLGPVYETVSGNPYETPTPAEQGIGDLERAVDAIVLMKNMSELAVDLAYGAVLYDSADLAEEVAALEAEVDALESRFEAWTLQAAGRVDDPVGLRGLVHLAGSTEVISDAALEISEGVLRGLGTHAVVAEAVSESDEVIVRDTVGEGSALDGATIGEQMVRTETSMRIIAIRRPRGSPEPHDDEWEIQPGPETQLHAGDVILAKGTRAGADRLEKLIV; this is translated from the coding sequence ATGGACGCCGCCCGCGACGTCGAGTACCGACCTGTGAGCGTCAAGGAGGTACTCGCCGAGATGAAAGATACCGCCGAGCTGTTGATCGACCTGTCGTACTCGGCGGTGCTGTTCGGGAGTACGGAGGTCGCCGAGGAGGTGCTCGCGCTCGAAGAGCGCATGGACGTGTTACAGCTCCAGGCCCGGATGAGCCTGCTGATGGCCGCCAGAACCACCGACGACGCCGAACAGCTCGCCCCGGTTCTCGGCGTCGTCGGCGCCGCCGAGAAGATCTCCGACGCGGCCGGCGACATCGCCAAGATCGTCTTAGAGGAGATCGGTCTCCCGGACGCCATGCGGACCGCACTCCCCGAGGCCGTCGAGTCGGTCGTCCGCGCGACCGTCGACGCCGACTCCCGCTTCGCCGACCAGACCCTCGGCGGGCTCAACCTCGAGACCGAAACCGGCGTGCGCGTGATCGCGATCCGCCGGTCGGGCGAGTGGCTGCTCAACCCCGACCTCGAGACGACCCTCGAGCCCGGCGACGTCGTGCTCATGCGCGGCTCCGAGGAGAACCTCGGGCCGGTGTACGAGACCGTCTCCGGAAACCCCTACGAGACGCCGACGCCGGCCGAGCAGGGGATCGGCGACCTCGAGCGAGCCGTCGACGCCATCGTGTTGATGAAGAACATGAGCGAACTCGCCGTCGACTTAGCCTACGGCGCGGTGCTGTACGACAGCGCGGATCTCGCGGAGGAGGTCGCCGCCCTCGAGGCCGAAGTCGACGCCCTCGAGTCGCGCTTCGAGGCCTGGACGCTGCAGGCCGCCGGCCGGGTCGACGACCCGGTCGGCCTCCGGGGGCTGGTCCACCTCGCGGGAAGCACCGAGGTGATCAGCGACGCGGCCCTCGAGATCAGCGAGGGCGTGTTGCGGGGACTCGGCACCCACGCGGTCGTCGCGGAGGCGGTTTCGGAGAGCGACGAGGTGATCGTCCGGGACACCGTCGGCGAGGGCAGCGCCCTCGACGGGGCGACGATCGGCGAACAGATGGTACGGACCGAGACGAGCATGCGGATCATCGCGATCCGCCGCCCGCGGGGCAGCCCGGAGCCCCACGACGACGAGTGGGAGATCCAGCCCGGTCCCGAAACGCAGCTTCACGCCGGCGACGTCATCCTCGCGAAGGGGACCCGCGCGGGCGCCGACCGTCTCGAGAAACTGATCGTCTGA
- the citZ gene encoding citrate synthase codes for MTEDLKKGLEGVLVAESELSSIDGDAGRLIYRGYTIDDLARGASYEEVVYLLWHGHLPDEGELAEFTDAMATERTVDDAILESARTLAEADEEPMAAVRTLVSQLSAFDPDADADPTDEAANLRKGRRITAKLPTALAAFERVRQGEEVVDPREDLSHAANFLYMINGEEPDEVLAETFDQALVLHADHGLNASTFSAMVTASTLADMHAAVTSAVGTLSGSLHGGANQNVMEMLKEVDDAAMDPLEWIQTALEEGRRVPGFGHRVYNVKDPRAVILGEKSEELGEAAGDTKWYEMSVTIEDYLHEEKGLAPNVDFYSASTYYQMGIPIDIYTPIFALSRAGGWIAHILEQYDDNRLIRPRSRYVGAEDQEFVPLEER; via the coding sequence ATGACTGAGGATCTCAAGAAGGGGCTCGAGGGCGTGCTGGTCGCAGAATCCGAACTCAGCTCGATCGACGGCGACGCCGGTCGGCTGATCTACCGGGGCTACACCATCGACGACCTCGCCCGCGGCGCCAGCTACGAGGAGGTCGTCTACCTCCTCTGGCACGGCCACCTTCCCGACGAGGGCGAACTCGCGGAGTTCACCGACGCGATGGCCACAGAGCGGACCGTCGACGACGCGATCCTCGAGTCGGCGCGAACCCTCGCCGAGGCCGACGAGGAGCCGATGGCCGCGGTGCGGACGCTCGTCTCGCAGCTCTCGGCGTTCGATCCCGACGCCGACGCCGATCCCACCGACGAGGCGGCCAACCTCCGCAAGGGGCGCCGGATCACGGCGAAGCTGCCGACCGCCCTGGCCGCCTTCGAGCGCGTCCGACAGGGCGAGGAGGTCGTCGACCCGCGGGAGGACCTGAGCCACGCCGCGAACTTCCTCTACATGATCAACGGCGAGGAGCCCGACGAGGTGCTGGCCGAGACGTTCGACCAGGCGCTCGTGCTCCACGCCGACCACGGGCTGAACGCCTCGACGTTCTCGGCGATGGTCACCGCGAGCACGCTCGCGGACATGCACGCGGCGGTGACGAGCGCGGTCGGCACCCTTAGCGGGAGTCTCCACGGCGGCGCCAACCAGAACGTCATGGAGATGCTCAAAGAGGTCGACGACGCCGCGATGGACCCCCTCGAGTGGATTCAGACCGCCCTCGAGGAGGGCCGGCGCGTCCCCGGCTTCGGCCACCGCGTCTACAACGTCAAGGACCCGCGAGCGGTGATCCTCGGCGAGAAATCGGAGGAACTCGGCGAGGCCGCCGGCGACACGAAGTGGTACGAGATGAGCGTCACCATCGAGGACTACCTGCACGAGGAGAAGGGGCTGGCCCCGAACGTCGACTTCTACTCGGCGTCGACGTACTACCAGATGGGGATCCCGATCGACATCTACACGCCCATCTTCGCGCTCTCCCGCGCCGGCGGCTGGATCGCCCACATCTTGGAGCAGTACGACGACAACCGCCTGATCCGCCCGCGCTCGCGCTACGTGGGTGCGGAAGATCAGGAGTTCGTCCCGCTCGAGGAGCGATAA
- a CDS encoding PAS domain S-box protein: MGTQENYRGIGEFVDAVRHALVPATTRSELVSGLCESFPTREGDTRLWLGELDGTGTVIRPHAAAGVDRDALEAVPLDGSSAAAEALEAALTTGESQFVDRPVDGESDSDGQRTPTAVVPLIPAGTPYGALWITQETPFDADDRTALATLREALESALEAFDADGAVDDCGDARDITDPRSDERRLSRHRDRLTALTDRLLETVPTGVMMFDADGELAQFNQRAADIMGSSGVAAMNGAADSEWVLTTADGEPLSESAYPATRVLETGEALYSEEFRLEHPTNDPVWLSVNGAPVPEPQGATAAVLAFEDITDQKERERYLQDAKSQLEAATDAGAVGTWEWHIPEDRFVCGASFARTFGVDPDEARSGVPLEELTSSIHAADRERVAEQIREAVDGCEEYEAEYRVWDADGELRWVVARGHVECDEDGNPETFPGALADITDRKQVEEALKRHKDQLRTLIRLLPVGVVVAGAEGRFIEANETAKQIWGGDVFDAESPADYEKFPVWSAETGEPVTFEDRPMNRVLAGEELTEPEVLEMEAADGTRRVIMVHGMPVRDPTGDVSRGVVTITDITERKRREQQLERQNNRLESFASMLAHELRNPLSIGKIYLPAATDGDRAAASEVETALDRIEKTIEMLLVLTRGTELAVDPQPVSLGETAADVWSGLDEPVGSLRIESDPVIDVEPTHLTHLLENLFRNSVEHGSSDDRDGSRPDDAGSVTVRVGALEDGFYVEDTGPGIPADRRERVFEAGYTTGATGLGLGLTFIAQLAETYGWECAITDADDGGARFEFTGVTLVPRPR; the protein is encoded by the coding sequence ATGGGTACCCAGGAGAACTATCGGGGGATCGGGGAGTTCGTCGACGCCGTTCGACACGCGCTCGTCCCCGCTACGACGCGGTCGGAACTCGTCAGCGGCCTCTGCGAGTCGTTTCCGACTCGAGAGGGCGACACCCGGCTCTGGCTCGGCGAACTCGACGGAACCGGGACGGTGATCCGGCCGCACGCGGCGGCGGGAGTCGACCGCGACGCGCTCGAGGCGGTCCCCCTCGACGGCTCGAGCGCCGCCGCCGAGGCGCTCGAAGCGGCTCTTACGACGGGGGAGTCGCAGTTCGTCGACCGGCCAGTCGACGGCGAGTCCGACTCGGACGGGCAGCGAACTCCGACCGCGGTCGTCCCGCTGATCCCGGCCGGAACGCCGTACGGGGCGCTCTGGATCACGCAGGAGACGCCCTTCGACGCCGACGACCGGACGGCGCTCGCGACGCTTCGCGAGGCGCTCGAGAGCGCGCTCGAGGCGTTCGATGCCGACGGCGCAGTCGACGACTGTGGCGATGCGCGCGATATCACGGACCCGCGATCCGACGAACGCCGGCTCTCGCGACACCGTGACCGGCTCACCGCGCTCACGGATCGTCTCCTCGAGACGGTGCCGACCGGGGTGATGATGTTCGACGCCGACGGCGAACTCGCGCAGTTCAATCAGCGCGCCGCCGACATCATGGGATCGTCCGGCGTCGCGGCGATGAACGGCGCGGCCGACTCGGAGTGGGTGCTCACCACCGCCGACGGCGAGCCGCTCTCCGAGTCTGCGTACCCGGCCACCCGCGTCCTCGAAACCGGCGAGGCGCTGTACAGCGAGGAGTTCCGACTCGAACACCCGACGAACGACCCGGTCTGGCTCTCGGTCAACGGGGCGCCGGTCCCCGAGCCCCAAGGAGCGACGGCTGCGGTTCTCGCGTTCGAAGATATCACCGACCAGAAGGAGCGCGAGCGGTATTTGCAGGACGCGAAGTCGCAACTCGAGGCGGCGACCGACGCGGGAGCCGTCGGCACCTGGGAGTGGCACATTCCCGAAGATCGGTTCGTCTGTGGCGCCTCGTTCGCCCGCACGTTCGGCGTCGACCCCGACGAGGCCCGGTCCGGCGTCCCGCTCGAGGAGCTCACCTCCTCGATTCACGCGGCCGACCGCGAGCGGGTCGCCGAACAGATCCGGGAGGCGGTCGACGGCTGCGAGGAGTACGAGGCGGAGTATCGCGTCTGGGACGCCGACGGCGAGCTCCGGTGGGTCGTCGCCCGCGGCCACGTCGAGTGCGACGAGGACGGCAACCCCGAGACGTTCCCGGGCGCGCTCGCCGACATCACCGACCGGAAGCAGGTCGAGGAGGCGCTCAAGCGCCACAAAGATCAGCTCCGGACGCTGATCCGTCTCCTCCCGGTCGGCGTCGTCGTCGCGGGCGCGGAGGGGCGGTTCATCGAGGCGAACGAGACCGCCAAGCAGATCTGGGGCGGCGACGTCTTCGACGCCGAGTCGCCGGCCGACTACGAGAAGTTCCCCGTCTGGTCGGCGGAGACGGGCGAGCCGGTCACGTTCGAAGATCGGCCGATGAACCGGGTGCTCGCGGGCGAGGAACTCACGGAGCCGGAGGTCCTCGAGATGGAGGCGGCCGACGGCACCCGGCGCGTGATCATGGTTCACGGAATGCCGGTTCGCGACCCGACCGGCGACGTCAGCCGCGGCGTCGTCACCATCACCGACATCACCGAGCGAAAACGCCGAGAGCAACAGCTCGAGCGCCAGAACAACCGCCTCGAGAGCTTCGCCAGCATGCTCGCCCACGAGCTGCGAAACCCGCTGTCGATCGGGAAGATCTACCTCCCGGCGGCCACCGACGGCGATCGAGCGGCCGCGTCCGAAGTCGAGACGGCCCTCGACCGCATCGAGAAGACGATCGAGATGCTGCTCGTGCTCACCCGCGGCACCGAACTGGCCGTCGATCCGCAGCCGGTCTCGCTCGGAGAGACGGCCGCGGACGTCTGGTCGGGACTCGACGAACCGGTGGGATCGCTGCGGATCGAGAGCGACCCCGTTATCGACGTCGAGCCCACCCACCTCACCCACCTCCTCGAGAACCTCTTTCGGAACAGCGTCGAACACGGTTCGTCGGACGATCGAGACGGGAGCCGTCCCGACGACGCCGGGAGCGTGACCGTCCGCGTCGGCGCCCTCGAGGACGGCTTCTACGTCGAGGACACCGGACCCGGCATCCCCGCCGACCGCCGCGAACGGGTGTTCGAGGCGGGGTACACGACGGGAGCGACCGGGCTCGGTCTCGGTCTGACGTTCATCGCCCAGCTCGCCGAAACCTACGGCTGGGAGTGTGCGATCACCGACGCCGACGACGGCGGGGCTCGCTTCGAGTTCACCGGCGTCACGCTCGTCCCCCGGCCGCGGTGA